Proteins from a genomic interval of Chryseobacterium indologenes:
- a CDS encoding DUF393 domain-containing protein, whose protein sequence is MENWEHKYIVFFDGDCGVCNFWVQWILERDTKDQFMFASLQSEFGQQFLSERGLETKEFNTMYLWKPKQYYLIKSRAVLKIANLLGGIYKLSAIGKIIPRFLSDKVYDAISRNRMKLANQKCYLPDKHQKKKFIQI, encoded by the coding sequence GTGGAAAACTGGGAACATAAATATATTGTATTTTTTGACGGAGATTGTGGAGTCTGCAATTTCTGGGTACAATGGATTCTTGAACGGGATACGAAAGATCAGTTCATGTTTGCTTCATTACAATCTGAATTCGGACAGCAATTTCTGTCTGAGCGAGGATTGGAAACAAAGGAATTCAACACTATGTATCTTTGGAAGCCCAAACAATATTACCTGATTAAATCAAGAGCTGTTCTTAAAATAGCCAATTTGCTGGGAGGAATCTATAAACTTTCGGCGATTGGAAAAATTATTCCCCGTTTCTTAAGCGATAAGGTGTACGATGCTATTTCAAGAAACAGGATGAAACTGGCGAACCAAAAATGTTACTTACCAGATAAGCATCAGAAGAAAAAATTTATTCAGATTTAA
- a CDS encoding alpha-amylase: MKKTYFLPSILALGLVVSCQNNDEIINKSSQQQEVHDKIVNVTSHDGRPFDTGKGSGAQGKFVAGPGGGVLMQGFYWDVPEGGNWWNIVKDKLTAWSTAGIGAVWLPPASKAQNGPLSMGYDPTDYYDFGNFNQNGTVETRFGSRTELEALITKAHAENMQVYADIVINHNSGGQSEANPFTGTNTWTDFSGVASGKFQRNYNDFYKNAYGNNDEGSFGGFPDLCHANPHVQDWLWGRDDSVAKYYKNIMKFDGWRFDYVKGFGPWVVSTWNSKVGGFSVGELWDSNVNTLESWANNANSSVFDFAAYYKMDEAFDNGNLNVLNDDMMWKRNPYKAVTFVANHDTDIINNKMPAYAYILTHEGYPTIFYRDYEEWLNKERMNNLIWIHNNKATGTTSILYTDNDEYIARRNGYNGNPGLVVYINTSSSWQERWIETNWSSQQIKDFTGNSGWYPTTQGDKWVKIQCPPNSYSVWSLNL; this comes from the coding sequence ATGAAAAAAACATATTTTCTGCCTTCAATACTGGCTTTAGGGCTCGTTGTTTCCTGTCAGAATAATGATGAGATTATTAATAAGTCTTCCCAACAGCAGGAAGTTCATGACAAAATAGTCAATGTTACCAGTCATGACGGAAGACCATTTGATACCGGAAAAGGCTCAGGAGCTCAGGGAAAATTTGTAGCAGGCCCGGGTGGCGGCGTTTTGATGCAGGGATTTTACTGGGATGTTCCCGAGGGAGGAAATTGGTGGAACATCGTTAAAGATAAACTGACAGCATGGTCTACTGCGGGTATCGGTGCCGTATGGCTGCCGCCGGCTTCAAAGGCTCAGAATGGTCCCTTGTCCATGGGATACGACCCTACAGATTATTATGATTTTGGAAATTTTAATCAAAACGGAACTGTAGAAACCCGTTTCGGATCAAGAACAGAGCTGGAAGCTTTAATTACAAAAGCCCATGCTGAAAATATGCAGGTATATGCTGATATCGTCATCAATCATAATAGTGGCGGGCAATCTGAAGCCAATCCTTTTACGGGAACCAATACGTGGACAGACTTCTCGGGAGTGGCCTCGGGAAAATTTCAAAGAAATTATAACGACTTTTATAAAAATGCATACGGAAACAACGATGAAGGTTCATTCGGAGGATTTCCCGATTTGTGCCATGCCAACCCGCATGTACAGGATTGGTTGTGGGGCAGGGATGATTCTGTAGCAAAATATTATAAAAATATAATGAAATTTGATGGATGGAGATTCGATTACGTTAAAGGATTCGGACCATGGGTAGTCAGTACATGGAATTCTAAAGTAGGAGGCTTTTCCGTTGGGGAACTATGGGATTCCAATGTCAATACTCTGGAATCGTGGGCCAATAATGCCAACAGCTCCGTTTTTGATTTTGCTGCCTATTATAAGATGGATGAAGCCTTTGATAATGGTAATTTAAATGTTTTGAATGATGATATGATGTGGAAAAGAAATCCCTACAAGGCCGTTACTTTTGTGGCCAATCATGATACCGATATCATCAACAATAAAATGCCGGCATATGCCTACATCTTAACCCATGAAGGTTATCCTACTATTTTTTACAGAGATTATGAAGAGTGGCTGAACAAAGAAAGAATGAATAATCTGATCTGGATCCATAATAACAAAGCGACAGGAACTACTTCTATTTTATATACCGATAATGATGAATATATTGCGAGACGTAACGGGTACAACGGAAATCCGGGACTCGTTGTCTATATTAATACCTCTTCCAGCTGGCAGGAACGATGGATCGAGACAAACTGGAGCAGTCAGCAGATCAAAGATTTTACAGGAAATTCAGGCTGGTATCCGACGACGCAAGGAGATAAGTGGGTGAAAATCCAGTGCCCTCCGAATAGTTATTCGGTATGGTCGCTTAATTTATGA
- a CDS encoding DUF4290 domain-containing protein, translating to MEYNTQKTQLHMPEYGRIIQQLVERCKELPTKEERNEMAMAIIDFMGQRNPQLRDEENYKHKLWDHLFILSDYDLDVDSPYPFPTMEQLAEKPKRMEYPKLQGDFKFYGKSILQLIEKAIELETGDEKEALIEVIANNMKKSYNVYNKEHVTDDVIFRHLKELSENRLDLTGIDSLEKSKIYYTNNNNRNNNNNNNRNNNNNNKNQPNKKRHNNNHKNRK from the coding sequence ATGGAATACAACACCCAAAAAACTCAGCTTCACATGCCGGAATATGGCAGAATTATACAACAGTTGGTTGAGCGCTGTAAAGAACTTCCTACCAAAGAGGAAAGGAATGAAATGGCTATGGCAATCATCGATTTTATGGGTCAGAGAAACCCGCAACTTCGTGATGAAGAAAATTATAAACATAAACTTTGGGATCATCTTTTTATTCTGTCAGACTATGATTTGGACGTAGACTCTCCTTATCCGTTTCCAACGATGGAGCAGCTGGCAGAAAAACCTAAAAGAATGGAATACCCAAAACTTCAAGGTGATTTTAAATTTTACGGAAAAAGTATTCTTCAATTAATAGAAAAAGCAATTGAACTGGAGACGGGCGATGAAAAAGAAGCCCTTATCGAAGTCATTGCCAATAATATGAAGAAATCATATAATGTATATAATAAAGAGCACGTAACGGATGATGTTATTTTTCGCCATCTAAAGGAATTGTCTGAAAACAGACTCGATCTTACCGGAATTGATTCTCTTGAAAAAAGTAAGATCTATTATACCAACAATAACAACCGGAATAATAACAATAACAACAACCGGAACAATAACAATAATAACAAAAATCAACCTAACAAGAAAAGGCATAACAATAATCATAAAAACAGAAAATAA
- a CDS encoding response regulator transcription factor: MPHILLVEDDDRLSKLITKGLQEAEFEVSMAYDGNTGLKLALQTNFDLVVTDIVLPHKSGIEFCHEIKALKPNLPVIMLTALGTTDDKLEGFDAGADDYMTKPFEMRELIARIKVLLKRFSQQKQQQVFVLKYEGIEMNLEQKTVSRNHIPIKLTPKEFNLLKFMMENSERVLSRSEIAEKVWETHFDTGTNFIDVYINYLRKKIDKDFDVKLIHTKAGMGFILKKDYETGTTQMN, from the coding sequence ATGCCACATATTTTATTAGTTGAAGACGATGACAGACTTTCAAAACTGATTACAAAAGGTCTTCAGGAAGCTGAATTTGAAGTAAGTATGGCTTACGATGGAAATACGGGGCTGAAGCTTGCCTTGCAGACCAATTTTGATCTTGTGGTAACTGATATTGTTCTTCCGCACAAAAGCGGTATTGAGTTTTGTCATGAAATAAAAGCACTGAAACCCAACCTTCCGGTAATTATGCTGACCGCACTAGGAACAACCGATGATAAACTTGAAGGATTTGATGCCGGAGCTGACGATTACATGACCAAGCCTTTTGAAATGAGGGAGCTGATTGCGAGAATTAAGGTCCTTTTAAAACGGTTTTCCCAGCAGAAACAGCAACAGGTTTTTGTTCTAAAGTATGAAGGAATTGAAATGAATCTGGAACAAAAAACAGTCAGCAGAAATCATATACCGATCAAATTAACGCCAAAAGAATTTAATTTACTTAAGTTCATGATGGAAAATTCGGAGCGTGTTCTTTCCCGTAGTGAAATTGCTGAAAAAGTATGGGAAACCCACTTTGATACGGGAACTAACTTTATTGATGTTTACATTAATTATCTCAGAAAAAAGATTGATAAAGATTTTGATGTCAAACTAATCCATACCAAGGCAGGGATGGGCTTTATCCTGAAAAAAGACTACGAAACCGGCACTACCCAGATGAACTAA
- a CDS encoding DMT family transporter, with product MKNSNIAIPATLLAIICVQGGASIAKQLFPLIGPIGTVTLRIVLSAVLLTLINRPKFLQFTAQKWKYCALYGIGLAAMNLIFYMAIQRIPLGLAVTVEFAGPLFLALALSRKLLDVVWALLACVGILLIVPWKSDHVDLIGLGLAFLAGMFWAVYIVMGGKVAKIMDGKDAVTTGMIFASLVIIPFTIWDGAVFNLTPVIFMKGLGVAILSSALPFSLEIMALKRLPAKTFSILMSLEPAFAALSGLIFLAEDLSFLQWISIICVIAASIGTTVFSKRANSH from the coding sequence ATGAAGAATTCAAATATAGCGATACCCGCAACGCTTTTGGCCATTATTTGTGTCCAGGGAGGGGCTTCCATTGCGAAGCAGCTTTTTCCTTTGATAGGACCTATCGGAACGGTTACCTTGAGGATTGTGTTATCCGCTGTTTTGCTAACGTTGATTAACCGTCCGAAATTTTTACAGTTTACTGCCCAAAAATGGAAATATTGTGCCTTGTACGGAATAGGTCTGGCAGCAATGAATCTTATTTTTTATATGGCCATTCAAAGAATTCCGTTGGGACTGGCGGTTACCGTGGAGTTTGCAGGACCTTTGTTTCTTGCACTGGCACTTTCGCGTAAACTGTTGGATGTGGTCTGGGCATTGCTTGCCTGTGTCGGAATATTACTGATTGTTCCCTGGAAGAGTGATCATGTGGATTTAATCGGCCTCGGACTGGCATTTCTTGCCGGGATGTTTTGGGCGGTCTATATTGTTATGGGCGGAAAAGTAGCCAAAATTATGGATGGGAAAGACGCGGTCACTACCGGAATGATATTCGCCAGCCTGGTTATTATTCCCTTTACGATATGGGATGGAGCCGTTTTCAATCTTACACCTGTTATTTTTATGAAAGGATTAGGCGTGGCTATTTTATCAAGTGCATTGCCATTCTCGCTGGAAATTATGGCATTGAAAAGATTGCCGGCAAAAACATTCAGCATTCTGATGAGCCTTGAACCTGCATTTGCAGCGCTTTCAGGATTGATATTCCTTGCAGAAGACCTGAGTTTCCTGCAGTGGATTTCCATTATCTGTGTAATTGCAGCAAGTATAGGAACGACTGTTTTTAGTAAGAGAGCCAACAGCCATTAA
- a CDS encoding cysteine methyltransferase: protein MITTNPSPQVLQNKINLPKKELILEIELNGKMKFEHLMHAIYNQFGICHRVLSANVEYVNGYSFGTVQLYIKVSSEDYQQLDFYLNKNKLLSTTVEYTCRTYL from the coding sequence ATGATTACAACTAATCCTAGCCCGCAGGTTTTGCAAAATAAAATTAACCTGCCCAAAAAAGAATTGATCCTGGAAATAGAGTTGAATGGCAAAATGAAATTTGAACATTTAATGCATGCTATCTACAATCAATTCGGGATTTGTCACAGAGTCTTATCTGCTAACGTTGAATATGTAAACGGGTATAGCTTTGGAACCGTTCAATTATACATTAAAGTCAGTTCAGAAGATTATCAGCAACTTGATTTTTATCTGAATAAAAATAAACTTTTGAGTACAACAGTGGAATATACCTGCAGAACGTACTTATAA
- a CDS encoding heme-binding domain-containing protein, with protein MKKILVIILVAFIMIQFFPIDKTNPAPTPGMDFLRIKKTPDPIAKIIRTSCYDCHSNETKYPWYANISPASWYVKNHIDEGRKNLNFSTFAVYEPKRQLHKLEECIEMIEKKEMPLESYYIGHQNAKLTDTQRADLVSYFKKTKEDTERGIMFNK; from the coding sequence ATGAAAAAAATATTAGTTATCATTCTTGTGGCATTTATTATGATTCAGTTTTTTCCTATCGATAAAACCAATCCTGCTCCAACTCCGGGAATGGATTTTCTCAGAATTAAAAAGACGCCGGATCCCATTGCCAAAATCATTCGTACTTCGTGTTATGACTGTCATTCCAACGAAACGAAATATCCATGGTATGCTAATATTTCACCTGCCTCATGGTACGTCAAAAATCATATTGACGAAGGAAGAAAAAATCTGAATTTTTCTACCTTTGCAGTATACGAACCCAAGAGGCAGCTTCATAAACTGGAAGAATGCATAGAAATGATTGAGAAGAAAGAAATGCCTCTTGAATCCTATTATATCGGACATCAGAATGCAAAACTGACAGACACCCAACGCGCTGATCTTGTCAGCTATTTTAAAAAGACCAAAGAAGATACAGAGAGAGGAATCATGTTTAACAAATAG
- the mgtA gene encoding magnesium-translocating P-type ATPase, whose protein sequence is MLKKSSNKNLNSAALVKLKEAASENEKMVDAMLESSEEGLSENTVKDRLKIYGKNEIATQKAPSWVKQFAHSFFNPFNYILACIALISLFIDVILAPAEEKDLSTSIIISVMLLFSTILRFIQEFRSNKAAEALEKMVKTSCLTKRKFKENEEIEITEIVPGDIVVLSAGDMVPADCRIMKSKDLFISESILTGEALPVEKNAFPVHDAKDKNPLTLQNICFMGTNVVSGSATVVVANTGIFTYFGSISRSLVSKRPETAFDIGVNKVSFLLIRFMLVMTPVIFLINGLVKGDWMQALLFAIAVAVGLTPEMLPMIVTANLAKGAVNMSKKKVIVKRLNAIQNIGAMDILCTDKTGTLTLDKIVLEAHLNVRGIEDDEVLKWAYLNSFHQTGLKNLLDQAVLDHAEVHHLLKADELYLKVDEIPFDFERRRMSVILNTSKGKHLMISKGAVEEMLSLCKYALDPGEDHSLHIENDNIVPLDDLVKQQIIKMSEKLNAEGLRVLLVAIREFDGDHPLNYSVSDENNLTLTGFIGFLDPAKPSAAPSIQALHKLGVEVKVVTGDNDIVAKKICHDVGIPVNTIMLGDELDNISDKELSKDMELYSVFAKVSPLQKQRIVKILRSKGHTVGFMGDGINDAAAIKEADVGISVDTGADIAKESADIILLEKDLMVLRSGVIYGRRTFGNIVKYIKMTASSNFGNMFSMIGASALLPFLPMLPLQILTQNLLYDVSQSSIPWDTMDKDFLEKPKKWEAGSIKNFMLYIGPLSSIFDYVTFAVMFFIFKANTPENQSLFQTGWFVEGLLSQTLIVHIIRTKKIPFIQSWAAAPVVALTSLIMLIGIMIPFTPAASYLKMQPLPLAYFPYLIGILTGYCILTQFVKQWFIKKFGQWL, encoded by the coding sequence ATGTTAAAAAAATCTTCAAACAAAAATCTCAATTCAGCAGCACTGGTAAAGTTGAAAGAAGCTGCGTCTGAGAACGAGAAAATGGTGGATGCTATGCTGGAATCTTCAGAAGAAGGACTCAGCGAAAACACGGTAAAAGACCGTTTAAAAATTTACGGTAAAAATGAAATTGCCACCCAAAAGGCTCCCTCATGGGTAAAGCAATTTGCCCATTCATTCTTTAATCCTTTCAATTATATTCTGGCCTGCATTGCTTTGATTTCATTATTCATTGATGTTATTCTGGCTCCGGCCGAAGAAAAGGATCTCAGTACCAGTATTATCATTTCGGTAATGCTATTGTTCAGTACTATCTTGAGATTCATTCAGGAGTTCCGAAGCAATAAGGCTGCTGAAGCTTTAGAGAAAATGGTTAAAACAAGCTGTCTGACCAAAAGAAAATTTAAAGAAAACGAAGAAATTGAAATTACGGAAATTGTTCCTGGAGATATCGTAGTTCTTTCAGCCGGTGATATGGTTCCTGCCGATTGCAGAATTATGAAAAGCAAGGATCTTTTCATCAGTGAATCTATTCTCACCGGAGAAGCGCTTCCTGTAGAAAAAAATGCATTTCCTGTCCATGATGCTAAAGACAAAAATCCTCTTACCCTGCAAAACATTTGCTTCATGGGAACCAATGTGGTAAGTGGCTCTGCAACAGTTGTTGTTGCCAACACCGGTATTTTCACGTACTTCGGGAGCATCAGCAGAAGTCTGGTTTCCAAAAGACCAGAAACTGCTTTTGACATTGGAGTTAATAAAGTAAGTTTTTTGCTAATCCGCTTTATGCTGGTAATGACGCCCGTTATTTTTCTCATCAACGGATTGGTAAAGGGTGACTGGATGCAGGCTTTATTATTCGCTATTGCGGTAGCTGTAGGACTTACTCCGGAAATGCTTCCCATGATTGTTACTGCCAATTTAGCAAAAGGAGCGGTCAACATGAGTAAAAAGAAAGTGATCGTTAAACGGTTAAATGCCATTCAGAACATCGGGGCTATGGATATCCTTTGTACCGATAAAACCGGAACCCTGACTTTGGATAAAATTGTTTTGGAAGCTCACCTCAACGTTCGCGGTATTGAAGATGATGAAGTTCTGAAATGGGCTTACCTTAACAGTTTTCATCAAACCGGTCTTAAAAATCTGCTCGATCAGGCAGTCCTTGATCACGCAGAAGTTCATCATCTCTTGAAAGCCGATGAACTTTATCTGAAGGTAGATGAAATTCCTTTTGATTTTGAAAGAAGAAGAATGTCTGTGATTTTGAATACGTCCAAAGGCAAACATCTGATGATTTCCAAAGGTGCTGTGGAGGAAATGCTTTCTTTATGTAAATACGCTCTGGACCCCGGAGAAGACCATAGTCTGCATATTGAGAATGATAATATTGTTCCATTGGATGATCTTGTGAAACAACAGATTATCAAAATGTCTGAAAAACTGAATGCAGAAGGATTAAGAGTTTTATTGGTTGCCATCCGTGAATTCGATGGAGATCATCCGCTGAATTATTCCGTATCGGATGAAAACAACCTTACGTTAACCGGTTTCATAGGCTTCCTTGACCCTGCTAAACCTTCTGCGGCACCAAGTATACAGGCGTTACATAAATTAGGTGTTGAAGTAAAAGTGGTGACCGGAGATAATGATATTGTAGCCAAAAAAATATGCCATGATGTAGGAATTCCTGTCAACACCATTATGCTGGGAGATGAATTGGATAACATCAGTGATAAGGAATTAAGTAAAGATATGGAGCTTTATTCCGTTTTTGCCAAAGTCAGCCCTTTACAAAAGCAGCGTATTGTAAAAATCCTCCGTTCAAAAGGACATACTGTAGGGTTTATGGGTGATGGGATCAATGACGCGGCAGCCATCAAAGAAGCCGATGTAGGTATCTCAGTAGATACCGGAGCAGACATCGCGAAAGAAAGTGCGGATATCATCCTGTTGGAAAAAGATCTGATGGTACTAAGAAGCGGAGTGATCTATGGCAGAAGAACCTTTGGGAATATCGTAAAATATATAAAAATGACAGCCAGCAGTAATTTCGGAAACATGTTCAGCATGATTGGAGCCAGTGCGTTACTGCCGTTTTTGCCGATGCTGCCGTTACAGATTTTAACCCAGAATTTACTGTACGATGTTTCCCAATCTTCTATTCCTTGGGATACGATGGATAAAGATTTTCTGGAAAAGCCAAAAAAATGGGAAGCTGGTAGCATTAAAAATTTCATGCTGTACATCGGGCCGCTAAGTTCCATTTTTGATTACGTGACTTTTGCAGTGATGTTCTTTATTTTCAAAGCCAACACTCCCGAAAACCAAAGTTTATTTCAGACGGGTTGGTTTGTGGAAGGATTATTATCTCAGACCTTGATTGTACATATTATCAGAACGAAAAAGATTCCTTTCATCCAAAGTTGGGCTGCCGCTCCAGTAGTTGCTTTAACCAGTCTGATTATGCTGATCGGAATAATGATTCCTTTTACCCCGGCAGCTTCCTATCTGAAAATGCAACCGTTGCCTTTAGCTTATTTTCCTTACCTCATCGGAATTCTTACAGGCTATTGTATCCTCACTCAGTTTGTGAAACAATGGTTCATTAAAAAATTTGGACAATGGCTCTGA
- a CDS encoding efflux RND transporter periplasmic adaptor subunit, producing MRRIIVTVILLAVVTSCKNSKSEDTQNRDLQLNGNKVTVPENNPVFKKIKTEVVSEQEHSDGVVSAGTIQAIPNHYAEIASPFSGRITKSFIQLGQNVSAGSPLFEILSSDYFAVQKDYTDALNDVQLAEKNYKRQQDLVKHGVGIQKELDEAETDFKNKKTSLSNATSALKVYNSKGGGIGSPLIVRAPINGEIISNKIVNGQYLKGDADPVMIIAELSKVWISGDVKEKDIRFVNTGDHVSVKVSAYPDRNITGKVYHINEIVDESTRSIKVLIECDNPDRKLKPGMYATVNFSTTPVRTVMIPVTALMQQDSSQYVWIKTGKNQFAKRSVTTGETDQKTVRITSGLKPGDTIMTEGGIYMLDAK from the coding sequence ATGAGAAGAATAATAGTAACAGTAATACTTTTGGCAGTTGTTACATCCTGTAAAAATTCCAAAAGTGAAGACACTCAGAATCGGGATTTGCAACTGAACGGGAATAAAGTCACCGTTCCTGAAAACAATCCTGTTTTCAAAAAAATAAAAACCGAAGTCGTTTCTGAGCAGGAACACAGTGATGGTGTTGTTTCTGCGGGAACTATTCAGGCCATTCCCAATCATTATGCTGAGATTGCAAGTCCTTTTTCAGGAAGAATTACAAAATCTTTTATTCAGTTGGGGCAAAATGTATCTGCAGGCAGTCCGCTATTTGAGATTCTTTCTTCCGATTATTTTGCGGTCCAGAAAGACTACACGGATGCTTTGAATGATGTGCAGCTTGCAGAGAAAAATTATAAACGTCAGCAGGATCTTGTCAAACACGGCGTAGGAATACAAAAAGAACTGGATGAAGCGGAGACGGATTTTAAAAATAAAAAAACTTCCCTGTCAAATGCTACTTCCGCTTTAAAAGTCTACAACAGCAAAGGAGGCGGCATCGGAAGTCCTCTTATTGTAAGGGCTCCGATCAATGGAGAGATTATTTCCAACAAAATCGTTAACGGTCAATATCTGAAAGGAGATGCTGATCCGGTGATGATCATTGCTGAACTTTCTAAAGTATGGATTTCAGGGGATGTTAAAGAAAAAGATATCCGCTTTGTCAATACAGGAGACCATGTATCGGTAAAAGTAAGTGCCTATCCGGACAGAAACATTACAGGGAAAGTATATCATATCAACGAAATCGTAGACGAGAGTACACGAAGCATAAAAGTCCTCATTGAGTGCGATAACCCGGACAGAAAATTAAAACCCGGAATGTATGCTACCGTTAATTTTTCAACAACTCCTGTCCGAACGGTCATGATTCCAGTTACCGCATTAATGCAGCAGGACAGCTCACAGTATGTATGGATAAAAACCGGTAAGAATCAATTTGCCAAACGCTCCGTCACCACCGGAGAAACAGATCAGAAAACAGTAAGAATTACCTCAGGATTGAAACCGGGAGATACCATCATGACTGAAGGGGGAATTTATATGCTGGATGCAAAATAA
- a CDS encoding MgtC/SapB family protein translates to MTTPEFTIRLFTAFALGASIGFERQWRQKSAGLRTNTLVCLGSAAFVLLSIRIGGDATGRIASYIVSGIGFLGGGVIMKDGLTVRGLNTAATIWCSASVGALSAMGYPFEAAITSSFIILTHVILRPLGVRLGNNINSRSHYTEYLLTIKCKSEVENHIRVQLMQSLSGNDKVLLKSLTSDDNGLPENAIITAEVHSSTPQDSFMEKTASRLTIEDKVIKVSWEIIGTENDL, encoded by the coding sequence ATGACTACACCGGAATTTACAATTCGTCTCTTTACCGCATTTGCCCTTGGCGCCAGTATTGGTTTTGAAAGACAATGGCGTCAGAAAAGCGCGGGTCTTCGCACCAATACTCTGGTGTGTCTGGGTTCTGCGGCATTTGTTCTTTTATCCATCAGGATCGGAGGTGATGCCACCGGAAGAATAGCTTCTTATATCGTAAGTGGTATCGGCTTTCTGGGTGGTGGAGTCATCATGAAAGACGGACTGACCGTTCGGGGACTCAATACGGCCGCCACCATCTGGTGTTCTGCATCCGTCGGTGCTCTCAGTGCGATGGGCTATCCTTTTGAAGCAGCTATAACCAGCAGTTTTATCATCCTCACCCATGTTATTCTCCGCCCGCTAGGTGTAAGACTTGGTAATAATATCAACAGCAGAAGCCATTACACTGAATACCTTCTTACTATTAAATGCAAAAGTGAAGTAGAAAATCACATCAGAGTACAGCTGATGCAGTCTTTAAGCGGAAATGACAAGGTATTGCTGAAATCTCTCACCAGCGATGATAATGGCTTACCAGAGAATGCCATCATTACGGCGGAAGTTCACTCTTCCACTCCACAGGACAGTTTTATGGAAAAAACAGCCAGCAGATTGACGATCGAGGATAAGGTCATCAAAGTAAGCTGGGAAATTATAGGTACTGAAAACGATTTATAG
- the murA gene encoding UDP-N-acetylglucosamine 1-carboxyvinyltransferase — protein MSGTFQIRGGKRLQGEITPQGAKNEALQILCAVLLTDEEVRIKNIPDIHDVNRLIEILGDFGVKVTKNGHGDYTFKADQVNFDYIKSNEFKKDGAKLRGSIMLMGPMLARYGEAYMPTPGGDKIGRRRLDTHFQGLVELGAEFNYDEEEYFYSLKAKELRGKFILLEEASVTGTANIVMAAALAKGKTRIYNAACEPYLQQLCKMLNRMGANISGIGSNLLTIEGVEYLRGTEHTMLPDMVEIGSWIGLAAMTKSEITIKNVNWNQLGVIPNTFRKLGIQLEQSGDDIYIPAQEHYKIQKFIDGSILTISDAPWPGFTPDLLSIILVVATQAKGSILVHQKMFESRLFFVDKLIDMGAQIILCDPHRATVIGLNQEAPLRGTTMVSPDIRAGNALLIAALSAEGKSIIHNIEQIDRGYENIDGRLKAIGADIERI, from the coding sequence ATGAGTGGAACATTTCAGATAAGAGGAGGAAAAAGACTGCAGGGTGAAATAACTCCACAAGGGGCCAAAAATGAGGCCCTACAGATTTTGTGTGCAGTTTTACTAACTGACGAAGAGGTAAGAATTAAAAATATTCCTGACATCCATGACGTTAACAGGTTGATTGAAATTCTTGGAGATTTCGGAGTAAAAGTAACTAAAAACGGACACGGAGATTATACCTTCAAAGCCGATCAGGTAAATTTTGATTATATAAAATCCAACGAATTCAAAAAAGACGGAGCCAAATTACGTGGGTCTATCATGCTGATGGGGCCAATGCTGGCACGTTACGGAGAAGCTTATATGCCAACACCGGGAGGTGATAAGATCGGAAGAAGAAGATTAGACACCCACTTCCAGGGACTGGTGGAGCTTGGTGCTGAATTCAACTATGATGAAGAAGAGTATTTCTATTCTTTAAAAGCAAAAGAACTTAGAGGAAAATTCATTTTGCTGGAAGAAGCTTCTGTAACCGGAACCGCAAACATTGTCATGGCGGCTGCCCTGGCAAAAGGAAAAACAAGAATCTACAACGCTGCCTGTGAACCTTATCTTCAGCAATTGTGTAAAATGCTGAACAGAATGGGTGCCAACATCTCAGGAATCGGTTCCAACCTTCTTACCATTGAAGGAGTAGAATATTTGAGGGGTACAGAGCATACCATGCTTCCGGATATGGTAGAAATCGGATCCTGGATTGGTCTTGCGGCCATGACAAAGTCTGAAATTACCATTAAAAATGTAAACTGGAACCAGTTAGGAGTTATTCCGAATACATTCAGGAAATTAGGAATTCAACTTGAGCAAAGCGGTGATGATATTTACATCCCTGCTCAGGAACATTATAAAATTCAGAAATTTATTGACGGATCGATTCTGACTATTTCTGATGCCCCATGGCCGGGATTCACTCCGGATTTATTATCCATTATCCTTGTTGTGGCTACTCAGGCGAAAGGTAGTATTTTGGTTCACCAGAAAATGTTTGAATCCAGATTATTTTTCGTTGATAAATTGATCGATATGGGTGCCCAGATTATTTTATGTGATCCGCACAGGGCTACTGTAATCGGTTTAAATCAGGAAGCTCCGTTGAGAGGGACCACCATGGTTTCCCCGGATATCAGAGCCGGAAACGCCCTTCTGATTGCAGCTCTTTCTGCAGAAGGAAAATCCATTATCCACAATATCGAGCAGATTGACAGAGGATATGAAAATATCGATGGAAGATTAAAAGCAATCGGAGCCGATATCGAAAGAATCTAG